Proteins from a genomic interval of Flammeovirgaceae bacterium SG7u.111:
- a CDS encoding peptidase domain-containing ABC transporter, giving the protein MKANKLKPFPFIKQVGFMECGTTSLAMIFKYYGYYDVRNFLSKKSEVNTEGIDLYTISGLAEGFGFETNGFQLNFENLGKLHLPCIAHYNGNHFVVVYKVNAKQVWIADPAVGKYTLTREEFEAKWNGIVLEVRPTNEIFKHTELAELAEANLTKRKTLFSKFYWSSLLPTKGIVFQILLATLFLQLLGLALPFFTQTIIDQVLVNANIKLLYAILIGMLVLLTSQVMLTYGRNMLITQFKSTFELNFFSKFFNHFLQLTQTFYDNHKREDFINRFQVNLKIRNALRPSILEGVIDFAFIMTYLLALLAYNVQLGLIIVLFTLFYTVLTVSFSPKLRHLENKIFTENQKTMGQFLDTLLGIQSVRLLGIEKLRYWQWKNQYTSALNKVMDTEKNYIQLTTLLSSLKFTCQIAIYWYGAYLSFNGVITIGQYIAFITIFTTIINSLSRITQLWFLFTEMSVNLSRMNDVFIEETIDYSPLNKVSISGPIGIDIRQVNFKYSSRNKDYTLKNINLEIQPGTFLGIVGRNGSGKTTLIKLLSNLYDHYEGEICMNDVSLKNILPAQLRKKVAVIPQDIFLFDATIKENILYGNPNATDEEVIEAAQMADIHDFIKTLYLGYNQKIGVNGANLSGGQQLKIAFARLFVSNPEVVILDEASSALDVETEHRIMQNVFRKFKGKTIISIAHRLHTLQHADYIAVLEKGELAEYGSHNVLMDKQGIYSQFINTYINF; this is encoded by the coding sequence TTGAAAGCAAACAAGCTAAAACCTTTCCCATTTATCAAACAAGTAGGTTTTATGGAGTGTGGAACGACCTCCCTCGCCATGATATTCAAATATTACGGGTACTATGATGTAAGAAATTTTTTATCGAAAAAATCAGAAGTCAATACAGAAGGAATCGATCTATACACTATTAGTGGATTGGCAGAAGGTTTTGGTTTTGAAACCAATGGCTTTCAACTTAATTTTGAAAACCTGGGCAAACTCCACCTTCCTTGTATAGCGCATTATAATGGGAACCATTTTGTAGTTGTTTATAAAGTGAACGCTAAGCAGGTCTGGATCGCCGACCCAGCGGTTGGAAAATACACGCTTACCCGAGAAGAATTTGAGGCAAAATGGAACGGTATAGTCCTAGAGGTACGGCCTACAAATGAAATATTTAAACATACGGAACTTGCCGAATTAGCCGAAGCGAACCTAACAAAAAGGAAAACCCTGTTCTCAAAATTTTATTGGAGCTCCTTACTTCCTACCAAGGGAATCGTTTTCCAAATACTTCTAGCAACACTTTTTCTTCAACTCCTTGGCTTAGCACTCCCTTTCTTTACCCAGACTATTATCGATCAAGTGCTTGTAAACGCTAATATAAAATTGCTTTACGCAATCCTAATTGGCATGTTAGTTTTACTTACTAGCCAAGTGATGTTGACTTATGGGCGAAATATGCTCATTACTCAGTTTAAATCGACCTTTGAACTAAACTTCTTCTCCAAGTTTTTTAACCACTTCCTCCAGTTGACCCAAACTTTTTACGACAATCATAAAAGAGAAGACTTTATCAACCGCTTTCAGGTCAATTTAAAAATAAGAAATGCATTGAGGCCCTCAATTTTGGAGGGAGTCATAGATTTTGCATTTATCATGACATACCTATTGGCCCTACTTGCCTACAATGTTCAACTAGGGCTTATTATCGTATTATTCACCTTGTTTTATACTGTTCTGACTGTTTCCTTCAGCCCCAAGCTTAGGCACCTAGAAAACAAAATATTCACTGAAAACCAAAAAACCATGGGCCAATTTCTGGATACTCTTCTGGGCATCCAGTCGGTAAGGTTGCTGGGAATTGAAAAGCTTCGCTATTGGCAATGGAAAAACCAGTACACCAGCGCATTGAATAAGGTGATGGATACCGAAAAAAATTATATCCAACTAACTACGCTACTCAGCTCACTTAAATTTACGTGCCAGATTGCCATCTATTGGTATGGAGCATACCTCTCTTTCAATGGGGTAATTACCATTGGACAATACATTGCCTTTATTACCATTTTCACCACTATTATAAACTCATTATCTCGAATTACCCAGCTTTGGTTTTTGTTCACAGAGATGTCGGTCAATTTAAGTAGAATGAACGATGTCTTTATAGAAGAAACTATAGATTATTCCCCGCTAAACAAAGTTTCAATTAGCGGTCCCATCGGGATAGATATCCGCCAAGTCAATTTTAAATACAGCAGTCGCAATAAAGATTACACATTAAAAAATATCAATCTTGAAATACAACCAGGAACTTTCCTCGGAATAGTAGGTAGAAATGGGTCGGGTAAAACCACTTTGATCAAGTTACTAAGCAACTTGTATGACCATTATGAGGGGGAAATATGCATGAACGATGTGAGCCTAAAAAACATACTACCTGCCCAGCTAAGGAAAAAAGTGGCGGTCATACCCCAAGATATATTCTTGTTTGATGCCACCATCAAAGAAAATATTTTGTACGGAAACCCTAATGCTACAGATGAAGAGGTAATAGAAGCTGCTCAGATGGCCGATATTCATGATTTCATTAAAACATTGTACCTAGGCTATAATCAAAAAATAGGGGTAAATGGCGCCAATTTATCTGGAGGACAGCAACTCAAAATAGCTTTTGCCCGGTTATTTGTCTCTAATCCGGAAGTGGTTATTTTGGATGAGGCCAGTAGTGCGCTAGATGTGGAAACAGAACATAGGATTATGCAGAATGTTTTCCGAAAGTTTAAAGGAAAAACAATAATCTCAATAGCCCATCGGCTACATACGCTGCAACACGCTGATTATATTGCCGTACTAGAAAAAGGTGAACTCGCTGAATATGGATCGCATAATGTTCTGATGGATAAACAAGGTATTTACAGCCAATTTATTAACACTTACATAAACTTTTAG
- a CDS encoding bacteriocin, with protein MRTKAENSNAQPTNKNEVRQLSQEELQTIIGGPDLEVDDDDDDNG; from the coding sequence ATGAGAACAAAAGCAGAGAATTCCAACGCACAACCTACCAACAAAAACGAGGTGAGGCAGCTAAGCCAAGAGGAACTACAAACCATCATTGGGGGGCCTGATTTAGAAGTTGATGATGACGACGATGATAATGGTTAA
- a CDS encoding bacteriocin: protein MRTKAENTNTQPANKDEVRQLSQEELQTIIGGPDIEVRDDDDNG from the coding sequence ATGAGAACAAAAGCAGAGAATACCAACACACAACCTGCCAACAAAGATGAGGTAAGGCAACTAAGCCAAGAGGAACTACAAACCATCATCGGGGGACCTGATATTGAGGTGCGTGATGACGACGATAACGGTTAA
- a CDS encoding bacteriocin, which yields MRTKAENTNTQPTNKNEVRQLSQEELQTIIGGPDIEVNDDDDDNS from the coding sequence ATGAGAACAAAAGCAGAAAACACAAATACACAGCCTACCAACAAAAACGAGGTAAGGCAGCTAAGCCAAGAGGAACTACAAACTATCATCGGGGGACCTGATATAGAAGTGAATGATGACGACGATGATAATAGTTAA
- a CDS encoding bacteriocin codes for MRTKAENTSAQPANKNEVRQLSQEELQTIIGGPDMEVTDDDDDNS; via the coding sequence ATGAGAACAAAAGCAGAGAATACCAGCGCACAGCCTGCCAACAAAAACGAGGTAAGACAGCTAAGCCAAGAGGAACTACAAACCATCATCGGGGGACCTGATATGGAAGTAACTGATGATGACGATGATAATAGTTAA
- a CDS encoding bacteriocin, with amino-acid sequence MRTKAENTSAQPANKDEVRQLSQEELQTIIGGPDMEVTDDDDDDN; translated from the coding sequence ATGAGAACAAAAGCAGAGAATACCAGCGCACAGCCTGCCAACAAAGACGAGGTGAGGCAACTAAGCCAAGAGGAACTACAAACCATCATCGGGGGACCTGATATGGAAGTAACTGATGATGACGATGATGATAATTAA
- a CDS encoding bacteriocin → MRTKAENTNTQPANKDEVRQLSQEELQTIIGGPDIEVNDDDDDNG, encoded by the coding sequence ATGAGAACAAAAGCAGAGAATACCAACACACAGCCTGCCAACAAAGACGAGGTGAGGCAACTAAGCCAAGAGGAACTACAAACTATCATCGGGGGACCTGATATAGAAGTGAATGACGACGACGATGATAATGGTTAA
- a CDS encoding tetratricopeptide repeat-containing sensor histidine kinase encodes MGKAFLIGFLFLYTSSVYAQRNQQKADSLITVFENKQQQLTDTVKLKIILKICKNNNNTDQRIYYGHKALELSKKTNNLYWLYQSSIALSHAYRKKGDLQIALNYLFEALEYANQMHNEKRIAIAYSAIGTVYKVEGNFETALKFLNLAISHLRKVNDAKNLARSLMNTGELYRTNHILDTALLYFQEAGDLYQQLDYKLGTAYNIGNIGLVYAEQGKHTLAEEYIAKSTAVLEELGDRYPIAVYSTCMSDIYWERGEWDKAFAYAHLSHKIGVEEGLKEQIRDASLKLSELYGEAGDYQQAFEYHKQYVSYRDSLNNEDNIRKMADLRTKYEVAQKQVEVDILEKDKKIQQLLWVALTIITILISTLAIVFYRRGHKKIKINKILSEQKEELAAQRDQLDQLNHTKDRFFSIISHDLRSPVNGINGLVELIKMYMETKNYDELDVMVKNIDKSSTHLSFLLDNLLDWAINQQGEFPYHPEQINLKATAEEIIGIFQDSARAKELNLVIDIEEDVSVWADKNSVMTIIRNLVNNAIKFTLRNGTITIKGYPNGEFVFVKVIDTGIGIPQDKMDSLFLLKEKKSTGGTNGEKGLGLGLRLAFEFAEMNKGSIKVESVVRQGTTFTVSLPQACPAS; translated from the coding sequence ATGGGGAAAGCCTTTTTAATAGGCTTTCTTTTTTTGTATACAAGCTCTGTATACGCTCAAAGGAATCAGCAAAAAGCTGATAGTCTGATTACAGTCTTTGAAAATAAACAACAACAATTAACCGATACAGTCAAATTAAAAATTATATTAAAAATCTGTAAGAACAATAATAATACAGATCAGCGAATATATTATGGCCATAAAGCACTAGAACTTTCAAAAAAAACAAACAATTTATACTGGTTATACCAAAGCTCAATAGCATTAAGTCATGCATACAGAAAAAAAGGCGATCTCCAAATAGCTCTTAATTATCTTTTTGAAGCGTTAGAATATGCAAACCAAATGCACAATGAAAAACGGATAGCAATAGCCTATAGTGCTATTGGAACCGTTTATAAAGTTGAAGGAAACTTCGAAACAGCTCTTAAATTCCTTAATTTAGCTATCTCTCACTTAAGGAAAGTTAACGATGCTAAAAACTTAGCTAGGAGCTTGATGAATACGGGAGAACTGTACAGAACCAACCACATATTGGACACTGCCCTTCTCTACTTCCAAGAAGCAGGTGATTTATACCAACAACTTGATTACAAACTAGGAACTGCCTATAATATCGGAAATATTGGGCTAGTATATGCCGAACAGGGCAAGCATACATTAGCTGAAGAATACATAGCAAAATCTACAGCGGTTTTGGAAGAACTGGGCGATCGTTATCCAATTGCCGTATATAGTACTTGTATGTCTGATATTTATTGGGAGAGAGGGGAATGGGATAAAGCCTTTGCATATGCCCACCTTAGCCACAAAATAGGGGTAGAGGAAGGCTTGAAAGAACAAATACGAGATGCTAGCCTCAAGCTATCCGAGCTGTACGGTGAAGCAGGAGATTACCAACAAGCATTTGAGTACCACAAACAATATGTTTCGTATCGTGACAGTCTGAACAATGAGGATAATATCCGAAAAATGGCAGACTTGCGTACGAAATACGAGGTAGCGCAAAAACAAGTTGAAGTAGATATACTAGAAAAAGACAAGAAAATACAGCAGCTTCTATGGGTAGCTCTTACCATCATAACAATCCTTATATCCACCCTTGCCATTGTTTTTTACCGAAGAGGGCACAAAAAAATAAAAATCAACAAAATCCTTTCTGAACAAAAAGAAGAGCTGGCAGCCCAGCGAGATCAGCTCGACCAGCTAAACCATACAAAAGACCGTTTTTTCTCCATCATTTCCCACGACCTCCGCAGCCCTGTCAATGGTATTAACGGTTTGGTAGAGCTCATTAAAATGTACATGGAGACCAAAAACTACGATGAACTAGACGTTATGGTGAAGAACATAGACAAATCTTCTACCCACCTCTCCTTTTTGCTCGACAATCTCCTAGATTGGGCCATAAACCAACAGGGAGAGTTCCCCTACCATCCAGAGCAAATCAACCTTAAGGCAACCGCCGAAGAGATCATCGGGATATTTCAAGATTCGGCAAGGGCAAAAGAACTCAACTTGGTTATAGACATAGAAGAAGATGTATCTGTCTGGGCAGATAAGAACTCTGTAATGACTATCATCAGAAATCTGGTAAATAATGCCATAAAATTCACTTTACGGAATGGCACAATAACTATTAAGGGGTATCCTAATGGCGAATTTGTCTTTGTAAAAGTAATTGATACTGGCATTGGAATCCCTCAAGACAAAATGGACTCTCTCTTCTTGCTCAAAGAGAAAAAAAGCACCGGAGGAACCAATGGAGAAAAGGGCTTAGGGTTGGGACTCAGACTCGCCTTCGAATTTGCCGAAATGAACAAGGGAAGTATCAAGGTAGAAAGCGTGGTAAGGCAAGGAACTACTTTTACGGTAAGTTTGCCTCAAGCTTGCCCGGCTTCTTAA
- a CDS encoding T9SS type A sorting domain-containing protein — protein sequence MMHKNTITFIVFALLSLNSLYAQEAVPAAGGEATGTGGKASYTIGQAIYTSQNGNNGSISQGIQHTYEISAVLGIDDTRIRLELNAYPNPTIDVLNLEIGNYDNRKLTYHLYNLQGKLIDSKNVIQNSASIPMETLPNATYFLKVSSNNQFLKTFKIVKK from the coding sequence ATGATGCACAAAAACACAATAACATTTATTGTTTTTGCCCTCCTAAGCTTAAACTCTTTATATGCTCAAGAAGCTGTTCCTGCCGCGGGGGGTGAAGCAACTGGTACAGGAGGAAAGGCAAGTTATACAATAGGGCAAGCGATTTATACCAGTCAAAATGGAAACAATGGCTCTATTTCACAAGGAATACAGCATACTTATGAAATTTCTGCTGTACTAGGAATAGACGATACCAGAATTCGTCTTGAATTAAATGCTTATCCAAATCCTACCATAGACGTCTTAAATCTTGAGATTGGTAATTATGACAACAGAAAGCTCACTTACCACCTCTACAACCTACAAGGCAAGCTAATAGATAGCAAGAACGTAATCCAAAATAGCGCATCCATACCTATGGAAACCCTTCCCAATGCCACCTACTTTTTAAAAGTAAGCAGCAATAACCAATTCCTTAAAACATTCAAAATCGTCAAAAAATAA
- a CDS encoding GyrI-like domain-containing protein gives MTPRIETLSPKKLVGKHLTMTLATNPIKTAELWRSFMPHRNEVKNQVGTDLISMQVYEEGLEYLSVTPTTEFEKWAATEVSEIEDLPAGMEVFELEGGKYAVFTHKGLPSDFPKTWKAIFVDWLPSSGFQLDHRPHFELLPAGYSPVDPNAEEEVWIPVR, from the coding sequence ATGACCCCAAGAATAGAAACCCTTTCCCCCAAGAAATTAGTTGGTAAGCACTTGACCATGACCCTAGCCACAAATCCGATAAAAACTGCTGAGCTGTGGCGCAGTTTTATGCCGCACAGAAATGAAGTGAAAAACCAAGTTGGCACTGACCTAATTTCCATGCAAGTGTACGAAGAAGGCTTGGAATACCTTTCGGTTACACCCACCACCGAGTTTGAAAAATGGGCGGCGACAGAAGTTTCCGAAATAGAAGATCTGCCAGCAGGAATGGAAGTGTTTGAGTTGGAAGGGGGGAAATATGCGGTTTTCACCCACAAAGGCTTGCCCAGCGATTTCCCCAAAACTTGGAAAGCGATCTTTGTAGACTGGCTGCCCAGCTCAGGCTTCCAGCTCGACCACCGCCCCCATTTTGAGCTGTTGCCAGCAGGTTATAGCCCCGTTGACCCAAATGCCGAGGAGGAGGTTTGGATTCCGGTTAGGTAA
- a CDS encoding GNAT family N-acetyltransferase — translation MKDEEIEKYIDLLNKKTYAETIFIRQISEFVDVAKVWDSFPEVTDLVNNESPSMDFFFIRNERGSYIGAVYVMMNDLHWYIQQAFRKKGYLTKALKKAIIPYLFDVKCKKEIVVTIPPHNEPSKKVALGICMKIEAKSFQRIELKF, via the coding sequence ATGAAAGATGAAGAGATTGAGAAGTATATAGATCTGCTCAATAAAAAAACATATGCTGAAACGATTTTTATTAGACAAATAAGTGAATTTGTTGACGTCGCTAAGGTATGGGATTCGTTTCCTGAGGTAACTGATTTAGTAAACAATGAATCTCCTTCAATGGATTTCTTTTTTATTAGAAATGAGAGAGGTAGTTATATTGGGGCTGTGTATGTGATGATGAATGATTTACACTGGTATATACAGCAAGCTTTTAGGAAGAAAGGATATTTGACTAAAGCATTAAAAAAAGCCATAATTCCATATTTATTTGATGTAAAATGCAAGAAAGAGATAGTTGTCACTATTCCTCCGCATAATGAGCCATCAAAAAAGGTAGCTTTGGGAATTTGTATGAAAATAGAAGCAAAAAGCTTTCAGCGGATAGAATTGAAATTTTAA
- a CDS encoding family 43 glycosylhydrolase yields MRFYTLLICLTLTGSAFAQNPIFTHVFTADPSPHVWPNDGRLWVYTSHDEPGSNNHYGMTGYHAFSTTDMVNWTDHGRILHLENVKWAESHAWAMDAAYYRDKYYIIYCMKEAGIGLFRTGVARSDVPEGPFTDLGYVKGVEFGQDPAIFIDDDETPYLFWGHDRKCFAAELNADLMSIKPETYVDLTSQLTHVFEGPWVHKYKGKYYLTYPGLTPRRWPEKMFYAVADKPLGPYEFKGCFIDDFEGQGGTNHGGTVTYKGKDIMFYHSAWLSGGLSETRSVMADYLNYDNEGNIIPIVPSKKGLGNAERTKTTLQLEAENGFAAGGELYNVFVDTWIKGYSGKGYVTNFDNPYDHVSILAQVAKPEKYRFKVRYASPDGESNHDILINSHQYRDFVFPQSEAFREIDFGIVELKAGDNLIRIFKRNWKPSKGELAIDYIKLEQVFEE; encoded by the coding sequence ATGAGATTTTATACCCTTTTAATTTGCTTAACCCTGACAGGGTCTGCATTTGCCCAAAATCCAATTTTTACCCACGTTTTCACGGCGGATCCTTCACCACATGTTTGGCCAAACGACGGTCGTTTGTGGGTGTATACTTCCCACGATGAACCTGGTTCCAACAACCACTATGGAATGACCGGCTATCATGCATTTTCTACGACTGACATGGTGAACTGGACAGACCACGGACGTATTTTACATTTAGAAAATGTGAAATGGGCGGAGAGCCATGCTTGGGCAATGGATGCGGCATATTACCGGGACAAATACTACATTATATATTGTATGAAAGAAGCTGGGATCGGGCTTTTTAGGACGGGTGTTGCTCGTAGCGATGTCCCCGAAGGGCCGTTCACAGACTTGGGATATGTGAAAGGTGTAGAATTTGGTCAAGACCCTGCAATTTTTATTGATGATGACGAAACTCCCTACTTGTTTTGGGGGCACGATCGTAAATGTTTTGCTGCAGAATTAAATGCCGATTTAATGTCCATTAAGCCAGAAACCTATGTTGATTTGACTTCTCAATTGACACATGTGTTTGAAGGGCCTTGGGTACACAAATACAAGGGGAAATACTACCTAACATACCCAGGATTAACGCCACGCCGGTGGCCAGAAAAAATGTTTTATGCTGTAGCCGATAAGCCACTAGGCCCTTACGAATTTAAGGGTTGTTTTATCGATGATTTTGAAGGTCAGGGTGGTACAAACCACGGAGGAACGGTGACTTACAAAGGAAAGGATATCATGTTCTACCACAGCGCATGGCTTTCAGGCGGTTTAAGTGAAACCCGCTCGGTAATGGCAGATTATTTAAACTACGACAATGAAGGGAATATCATTCCAATTGTACCCTCTAAAAAAGGATTGGGCAATGCGGAGCGAACCAAAACAACCCTTCAATTGGAAGCTGAAAATGGATTTGCAGCCGGCGGAGAATTATATAATGTGTTTGTTGATACATGGATAAAAGGATACAGCGGTAAAGGATATGTTACAAATTTTGATAATCCATACGACCATGTTTCCATCTTAGCCCAGGTAGCCAAACCTGAAAAATATCGGTTTAAAGTAAGATACGCTTCCCCAGATGGAGAATCGAATCATGATATTTTGATTAATAGCCATCAGTACAGAGACTTTGTTTTCCCACAATCGGAAGCATTTCGTGAAATAGATTTTGGTATTGTTGAGTTGAAAGCCGGTGATAACTTGATACGTATATTCAAGAGAAATTGGAAGCCTTCAAAAGGAGAGTTAGCCATCGATTATATTAAACTTGAACAAGTTTTTGAAGAATAA